In Ischnura elegans chromosome 6, ioIscEleg1.1, whole genome shotgun sequence, one genomic interval encodes:
- the LOC124160760 gene encoding uncharacterized protein LOC124160760 encodes MVLISGLTLALVVLIIAGAAATTPKDTSREQKMESTSLAHEMRAEDLTEATQTKRAKRAHGNLIPSPDDEEEAIWAPKGHRLRIGDLEEVPEAQQGPADPIILRPYGPRWALPQRATADEDEEPYAWESRGRRCCGQVKGVMDLKRGYGKDRVKALVAKIIAGSGGSESEDAGGGEEDVFWAARGKRRRGQAEEAVREPRSRL; translated from the exons ATGGTCCTCATCAGCGGATTGACCCTGGCCCTCGTGGTGCTCATTATAGCCGGAGCAGCAGCGACGACACCAAAAGACACGAGCAGAGAACAGAAAATGGAATCAACTTCGTTGGCACAC GAGATGAGAGCTGAGGACCTGACGGAGGCCACGCAAACGAAGCGGGCCAAGAGGGCCCACGGCAACCTAATCCCCTCTCCGGACGACGAGGAAGAGGCCATTTGGGCCCCTAAAGGCCACAGACTGCGCATTGGCGACCTGGAGGAGGTGCCAGAGGCCCAGCAGGGACCCGCCGACCCAATCATCCTGCGGCCTTACGGGCCCCGCTGGGCCCTTCCGCAGAGGGCGACAGCTGACGAGGACGAAGAACCCTACGCCTGGGAATCGCGGGGCCGAAGGTGCTGCGGACAG GTGAAGGGCGTCATGGACCTGAAGAGGGGCTACGGCAAGGACCGAGTGAAGGCGCTGGTGGCGAAGATCATCGCGGGAAGCGGGGGCAGCGAGTCCGAGGACGCCGGTGGCGGCGAGGAGGACGTGTTCTGGGCGGCGAGGGGCAAGCGGAGGCGGGGGCAGGCCGAGGAGGCGGTCAGGGAGCCCAGGTCGCGCCTCTGA